The nucleotide window taagggaactaatttttttggacttcttctactactactaaatctagtattctaaatgtactttactgtcgttgagtggttcgctgacaccgtgATTTTAGGTCCCGATACACCAGTGAGTAAGATCGTTatatcctgggaggatatattccattaacctcgattacttgaggggaataattttcttaaggggacattgtgcattcagtggacttgattttcttctttaagaaaaatatttcgtatattatttctaatttgtttctaattctattttctctactagttttaattttctagttttgaaaatgttctttaaactttgttatttcttatcaagttcttcaaaatttttgttctaagtattttaggaatacaagatgaacaacaaattCGATGCAGTGGTATTAGTTCCTCGGAGCTCAACCTGCACGAGTTAAGGATGGATCAGTGTATTTCTTCTGATTAAGGTTGACTCAGATATCAATAGAGGGATTTGTTCCTTACCTTGAGCTTAAAGTAAGAAGATGACAACAGTGTTGAACTGAAGAAATTTTCAGACAGTTTGGATTCTTGGTGTTCATGAGATCTTTAAACACCCAAATGAATACCACTCAAGTTTAATGCAGATTTGCCATGCTTGCTTCAAAGAGTGATGAATTTTGGAGCTCCAATGGAAGACCTTCAATGCTATGGAAGGATACAATTCCGACAACCCCTGtactatttgttttttattttcgaTCTGGGCTTGAGTcccgatgatttatattagggcgataaaggacatgtacggtggagccaagactcgggttagaacAGTTGGAGGAGACTCAGAACATTTCCCAGTTGAGATGGGGCTGCATCAGGGATCAGTCCTAAGCCCTTTcctatttgctttggtgatgaacgagttgacgcggtctattGAAGAGAAGgtcccatggtgtatgttattNNNNNNNNNNNNNNNNNNNNNNNNNNNNNNNNNNNNNNNNNNNNNNNNNNNNNNNNNNNNNNNNNNNNNNNNNNNNNNNNNNNNNNNNNNNNNNNNNNNNgcttagttttaagccgagatatacttgtgtgatttcttgattgtgtgtggctgccatgcgctagtagcaaatggttcaacagggtcggctcgggcctgagttttggcattaggagtcagttgcgcctctcgagtttggggcgtgacaatacATAGGAAAACAAAGATGGTGATGCAAAGGTAGATGTCACatgattatgaaaaataaaattaattaattttttattggtATTTCATGATAGCGATAAAGACGAGGAAGATAAagaatgaatatttattttcatgtgTGCAAGAGGTAGTTTTAAAGAGTTCGACATGCTTTTAAGTCATATCGAAAATATTACAAGGACGAAAGATATGTATTGAATGCTCCATCATTTATGGTGAAAGCAATCTCccaacactacaaaaaaaaactcaaattgccaacaaattttactaacaacttaagttggttagtattcaactaacaaattaccaacatatttctaaccgaattatattttaaaacttaacaacaaaattctaacagattaccaaccaaaatcttactaactaagtattttagttggtaaataCGGTGGGAAAAAATGGCGCCAAATTTAACAATATTCTATCAATGGATTACCAACTGAAATATTACTAACGCATACCTTTTGTTTGTAATATTATCAACGAAGTATATATCGGTtggtaaatatgacaaaaaaattgtttatataatttattaacatattgCCAATGAATTACTAACCAAACATTTACCAACGGCAAGATTGTGTTGCTAAatttaccaaccaaatataaatgtattggtaaattagtaacgaaatgtaatttgttggtaaacttgccAACCAATATCCAATTAGTTGGAAATTTTGCCGACGAGTAAAGATTGTAGGTAGTCAATTACTAACATCATTATAATAGTTGGTAATATACCAACCAATCATTAATCCATTGGTAAAATTTaccaacatattaattattagttggtaatattacatatgaatgtttagttgaatagtaactattaccaattgtgataaaatttattggtaaatttaccaattgaagttaatttttttggaaaatcagCATCTAGTGTTGAGGCTTTCATATTCAATTTGTGtcgttaggcattttaacttttaaattttagccaaaacttgactttggtcaatattttatGTAAATGTGCTCAGATTAGAACTTTGTCAGTGTCATTAGCTTcgaaagatcatttttgatctAACAGGAAggttggttcaagttttgaggCTTCCGTTTTTTGTTTGCgccgttaggtgttttaaatcttatgttttggccaaaatttgactttggtcaatatttgtgtgaacatgctcagatgagaattccgtcagcgtaattaactccaaaggtcattttttatctattaggatggttggttcggaTTTTGAGGCATTCATTTTTAGTGTGTGCCTttaggtgttttaacttataaattttggccaaaatttaactTCGGTCAATGTATTTGATAAACATGCTCAAATAAGAATTTCGTCAGTGCAGTTAGATGcagaaggtcattttttatgtaataagaTAGAGGGTTCGGATTTTGAGGCTTCCGTTTTTAGTTTGTGccgttaggcattttaacttttaagttttggccaaaatttcactttagtcaatatttttggtaatcgTGCTCGAATTGAAATTTTGTCACCGTGGTTAGCCATATAAGTTCAGTTTTGGTctcataggatggttggttcgggttttgagacttttattttcagtttgtgtcgttaagcgttttaacttttaacttttggctaaaatttgaattaggtcaatttttttgggaaagATGCTCAAATTTGAACTTCGTCAGCACGGTTAGCTCTGGAAGGTCATTTTTCatctaataggatggttggtttggattttgaagttttcatattcagtttgtatcgttaggcgttttaacttttaacttttggccaaaatttgactttgcttAACACTGTCAACTTGTACACTACATACATTTAGAAACACATCATGATATAATGATATGTGTCATATTGAGATTAATTTAACTTGTTATCATAGATTTTGCATTGTttcattcaaatatgatttataaaattgatattaatatttttgaatttatattcgtgctcttaaatttttaaatgcaataaattaataaatattttactattgaatAATCATtcagttaataatattttgaacatattgTCAATCAATTAGTAACGTAACATTgaaattgaatgatataataccaacaaactaacaatcaattagtaaatttattagaaaaacaaataatcatactaatgtatttaaaatttattaccaacaagggttgtggtggagtagTAAGTACTCATTCATCCTTaacctttgttagggagcgctttatcccccaatgtgggactttccgGCGTGAATCCGAATTTAATCGGGATCCAATGTGGGTACCGGACACCGGATGGGAAACCAGGGGACTTTCTCGGCGTGAATCCAGATTTAGTCGGGGTCCAATGTGGGTACCGGACACCggatgggaaaccaaaaaaaaaaaaaaaagtatttaaaatttattggtaaattaccAACATAAATTGTTTGTTACTAAAATTGAAAACCAATTACCAATGTATCTTGAAAAGTTTACTATCAACATTTGTTACTGTAAAACGAAATcgaataataaagaaaaaaattgtattaccAACTGAATcgaataataaagaaaaaaatttactaacTCCTTTACAATTCGTTAGTAAAGGTACTAACGATATACTAACTAAAaattagttagtgaatttaccAACGGAAATTTCAGGgccatgtttcaaaattttgtaacaaCATTTTTGGGTGTTTACCAACTGATTTTTGGTTGgtaagtttaccaacaaattaaaatcggTTGGTAATATTTACTGACGAGCCTTTTTGCAACGGATTAATATAAGTTGGGATTTGGTTGGTAACTCAATTTGCCAACCAATTTGATCAATTAACCAAcgaatttttttgttggtaattcGGGTTCCTTTTGTAGTGCAAAAAATACATCGAATTTTTTTACTAGTCATCTCTATGATGATTGTCCAAAAATAGAGGGGAAAAAGAATCATAAggttgttacaaaaaaaaaagatagttaGTGACTATAGAGACAAGGAAGATGAAGAATGATCACTTATTTTCATGTGTGGAGTTTTAATGTCCATATAGTATTATCTCgtatttactttttaaagtgAATTGCACTTTAGGCTTTGGACTTAGTTTACTTTAAATTGTAGTTGttttggttatatatatatataacttaggTTCTAGGTCTCTGGTGGCTGGATGACTTTGAATTTTTGCCCTTTAATTatcctttaattaattagattcaaaattaaaagttaCTATAATAGATACTTCATCAAACAATTATACTTTAGCTTTATAACGattaacaaagaaaataacttcaATATCACCCCTTTCTGGATCATGGTAaaaaagatcttttttttttccttttcaaaatgCTTTATATATTATAGAAATCATATTTCAAAAAGTCTCTCAAGACCAACGAAATATCATAATAAAGAATAACCCTATTACAAAGATATTTTTAGTGATTGTGAGTgttgatttctattatttatAACATTATATCCAAATTTAGTTAATTCAATTAATAATTAATCACTTAATCACCGATTTATTCAGAAGAGACAAATTAAGAAAGTTAATTTTCTAACCAATcttaattcataaatttaataatgTGCCTGATAAACAAGATCtgataatattttgtatttcttgtttttctatcaaatttatattaaaatttgacgAACATAACtacattataaattaaaagagtagttcaaaagaaaaatataataaaaataacgcCCACTAACCTATCCCACTACGTTTTAAAGATATAATCACTAtcttgaaatttcatatttcacgtttattattattatcagagttattattgttcaatttttattttatcaattttgaatatctaaaatgacaaaaaaatggttatttgtgaaattttctCAGGAATATAATATGAGTGGCTAAAGTTGTAATCACTATACGGCATACACCCAAATGTTGGGCTTAAAGTTCAACAAAGGTCCGTTAGGGTTTTGTCAgaggaaaatattgaaatttgttCAGTTCAAAACTCTTGTGTTTTTAACCCTTCAACATTATCAGCGATGACGGTGCCAGTGACTGGAAAGTATGGTTCATGTTTCCTTTAATCGCAACTGTAAGTattcaattttgtataaattcattctCTTTCCTTGTGTCTACGCGATGTGTATGCTAAATGTATATACGTATGTACTTTAGCCaataataaacaatgaaatcttCCTTGTTTTTGCATTTTACATGCTAACTGTctctaggtatgttgttgttgttgttgttttttggtTTTAGATAGTACAGATCTTGAACCTTGATCTTAGAGTTAGATAAAGTTTGAACTTAAAATGCACATTTAATTGCAACTCTGTGATGTAGGAATTTTAGTTGTTCTGTAAAAACTTGAGTAATAGCTTAGCCTTGCTCAAGTTTTAAATCTGTTGCTCTTATCATGTTTGCATATTTATGCAACTTCAGAAAAGAAATGTTTCTATCTTTATTAGGAACAACCATCTTCACTTTGTCAGATACCTGACAGAAAATCTAGAATGGTGAGCAATTTAGTTGGAATAATGTagagtgcattttgtatgtactAATATACCCAATTCTATTAGAAAAGATAGGCTACTTGGTCATTGTCCAATTAATATAGGTTCTATTTGTGATTAGATGCTCTGTTTTGTATACAAATTTGAAGGTTGTGATGGTGTTCTTAGTTGGTCAAGATATATAATTgataagtttaaatttttattgcgATTTTATTACGGTATGACATTTTATTAGACCACCATTTCTTAATGATTAGTTGATAACAGGATATGTGTGCATCACCACTCTTTGATAATCTAGTACTCTTCGGAGATGAGTTTAGGAGCAAAAGACTCATATTCATACGGGTAATACTAATTAGTTGGGATTAAGGCTCAATCATATTAGTGCGTACAATATTCTTTTAGGAGTTTCTTTGGTTCGTTTTGAGAGATTTGTTTGTCAATATTGTTATAACTATAGCATCTAGAAATCATCGTGTTGGAGATCCTAATTATCCTTAAGAGACAATTTTTTGAGTGTGGGAATAAAATAGTTCAAAGGGAGTTGATGAATAGAGAGGATTCAAGCAGTCAAGCCAAACAAATTGTGATTAAAGTATTGTAGTAGTAGCATTTGTTATACTAGTCTCTGGAGATATTTACCATTGTTTGCAGTTTCTATTTTTTGCTATTATATGTAGATGCTAATGTTATATACAAAATGTGTTGCTATTGACATTTATTGTCCATACTTTCTTGACCTTTGATGTGTAATTTAGATGGGAAGACCTTTAAGAAGCCTCGTCGCTAGGGGTGTgaaaaaccgaaccgaccgataaatcaaaccgaaaaaagtgttattggtttattgttacCGGATTATTGGGTTAACGGTTATTTAatggttttacaaaaaaaaattatttgattatcGGTTTGTTATTggttttttaatattgggttaaccataacccattaagaatataataataatttttagttttatatatatatatatatatatatatatatatataatactaaacaaaaaatattaatataattagtagtatattagactaaaaatataaaattcctacgcaataaataataattgacattaCTTAACACTTAACAGACTCCCCTCTCTACTATTTAACCTTTAGGTTTTACATTTTAGGACTACTTATTTACTTTAGGTAGGTCAAAACTCAAAACCTAAAGAACGGCGACGACAAGGATTTGTGAGTTGCGACGACGACGACAACGACAAGTATTAGGTGACGACTAAGGTTGTGAAACTGAATTGTGAATATTTGCTCTGCCTTGACACTATTTCATGATTTGCTGCCTTCATTATTGTCTAATTCATAGTTTTCTTAAGAaactctttttttgttttccagtgatgatctttttaatttctctttAGTTAAATTGGTTTACCTTGAAACTATTTCATGATTTGCTGCCTTAATTATTGTCTGATTCATTTTGTAACAGAGACATATACATGACTGAAAATATTATAACTGATGAGGTGGTTGTCCTGGTCGATGAAAGTATTAATTCAAATGCTACACGTCAAACAAAATATGTTCAGTTAAAggtaaagaaagaaagaaagaaaagatctCGGGCATGGGATCATTTCGGAtcatttgttgaagaagaagggaaTAAGAAATCCATGTGTAAGCATTGTGGTGCAGATTATTTTGCTGATTTAGGTAAAAATGGTACGACGTCAATGCTTACTCATATGTTAACATGTCCAAAGATGCCTCGAATTGTTGATaaaaatcaaactcaaatagGCTTTAAAACAGTTCAAGGGGGTGATACGGATGATGTGGTTGTTGTTTCTTGGAAATTTGAGCAAGAGCAATGTAGGAAAGCTTTATGTCGCATGGTGATTGTGGATGAACTCCCTTTCAAATTTGTCGAGAAGGAAGGTTTTAGAAACTTTATGAAAGTAACGCAACCTCATTTTAAGATTCCTTCTCGTACCACTGTGACGCGTGACTGTTTTAAACTTTTTGATGTGGAGAAACAGAAGTTGAGGAAATCTTTCGGAGAAGCACAACAAAGAGTTAGTCTTACTACTGATACTTGGACCTCTTTGCAGCGAATTAATTATATGTGTATCACTGCACATTGGATCGATAAAGAATGGATGATGCATAAGAGGATAATTAGCTTCTGTCAAGTTTCTAGTCATAGGGGTGAAGATATGGCTAATGAGATAAGTAAGTGTTTACGTGATTGGGGGTGGGATAAAAATTTTACTATCACAGTTGATAATGCTAGTTCGAATGATGTGACTGTGAAAGAGTTGTCGAAGATATTCACCAAACGGGGTACCAATTTCATGAATGGAGAACACCTTCATGTGAGGTGTATGGCACatattctaaatcttgttgttcAAGATGGTTTGAAAGTGTCGGCTGCATCTATTGAACGGGTTAGAAAAGCAGTTAAATACATTAGGTTGTCTCCTGCAAGGTGTAAGAGGTTCCATGAATGTGCTGAAGATGTTGATATCAATTGTAACAAATCTTTATGTTTGGATGTTTCTACGAGGTGGAACTCCACATACTTGATGTTGAACAGGGctattgagtttgaaaatgtGTTTTCTAGTTATGTTGATCGTGATATTGGTTTGTTGCATTAccttcaatttgttgaggatGAAGATGGAACTGCTGTCGGTGCACTTTCGAGTGATGATTGGAACAATGTAAAGAAAGTTGCTGATTTCCTTCAAATCTTCTATGATCTTACCAGAGAAGTATCTGGATCACAGTACGTTACATCAAATTTACACTTTCTTAAGATTTGTGAAGTTTCttgttatttgaaaaaattgataGTGAGTGAAGATGAC belongs to Solanum stenotomum isolate F172 chromosome 1, ASM1918654v1, whole genome shotgun sequence and includes:
- the LOC125860953 gene encoding zinc finger BED domain-containing protein RICESLEEPER 2-like, giving the protein MTSLKDDSEFYHTVANETTSEGSRYFVPFQKRKWGHTRVYVCCCDRDATSGFPCGEETGGGSFDSGIAVVKVLEKKLAVGSAGIVVVIILWDGIAVLDNGLKEYGLLEIDIYMTENIITDEVVVLVDESINSNATRQTKYVQLKVKKERKKRSRAWDHFGSFVEEEGNKKSMCKHCGADYFADLGKNGTTSMLTHMLTCPKMPRIVDKNQTQIGFKTVQGGDTDDVVVVSWKFEQEQCRKALCRMVIVDELPFKFVEKEGFRNFMKVTQPHFKIPSRTTVTRDCFKLFDVEKQKLRKSFGEAQQRVSLTTDTWTSLQRINYMCITAHWIDKEWMMHKRIISFCQVSSHRGEDMANEISKCLRDWGWDKNFTITVDNASSNDVTVKELSKIFTKRGTNFMNGEHLHVRCMAHILNLVVQDGLKVSAASIERVRKAVKYIRLSPARCKRFHECAEDVDINCNKSLCLDVSTRWNSTYLMLNRAIEFENVFSSYVDRDIGLLHYLQFVEDEDGTAVGALSSDDWNNVKKVADFLQIFYDLTREVSGSQYVTSNLHFLKICEVSCYLKKLIVSEDDTDDLLGKIAKNMREKFDKYCGTPNKMNKMIFISCVLDPRHKFVLVGFALQMMFGKEKGLVLEHEVRGYMDLMFGEYVKSLSKDKDSHHSSSLSSSSFEKFSSLPSSSDSTVQSIGSLGSFMVDLMKHKAGNATIVKTELQKYLGEENEVETKNFNILSWWKINSPRFPILAEMARNVLAIPISSVASECAFSTGGRILDSFRSSLTPKLVQTLVCLQDWIRSESRHVSVEEDIDVLEQLEQAFLMINMELKLFFVAFGCGHLLLKIVQDELPIYNWAWF